The following proteins are encoded in a genomic region of Clarias gariepinus isolate MV-2021 ecotype Netherlands chromosome 12, CGAR_prim_01v2, whole genome shotgun sequence:
- the si:dkey-14k9.3 gene encoding C2H2-type zinc finger protein, with protein MEVSGREDTKDPLPLPSLRLLVPPVRLMSAVLWQIMQQQDVLRYGLLADFVSLVTEAVPELFSPTHSAELALRLRAKLILELCYRDETATHLIQPHLSSIQLVKHVDSTEVEETWVHFVELVQTLIKDSEQREHFFQNVFPVEFGPSYDSTLQTLMWDFLSRLEHFLPVPDLLQTVSWLRSESSALKDCEESISNPDSLRSLLHHHKRLGHLDTFAFSSLPQLGDFILTALSGKRNRVAEMDSGASLNPPAPSEMCVMDGTDVETVVVTSEWSEIELRANQTEEDNSDDGDNSLPGANCDQKGESQSNGNMPESEIQTEKLTDTENYLGGSALARNNHDGSVGCTEPMTADSQHLDCDVKGTESLSCSATPSLESELTVPVSVPDGDAVFTRRSARKPKKTWKVLVNLQKQKQKPGVDRRQKRERKPLAPMRTSGIVTDMDGECIASENRDVAVLSQSPGRVTSDGNTELPSKLFSCPQCTFTHLQERYVKSHMKKVHPVPSEPGKEPYVCQVCGKGYRYPGMLKAHERSHTGEQPFQCTASHCGRRFSYSQALRRHRTVHSIRTSPPSDEEAELKKGEPQDDEPYMYSCLYCSESFSSLSARREHHKTHPEDDLKRCNDCGKRLSCQAALIRHKQGHEGERQHKCLLCGSSFVCTTSFKRHMLMHRPERPYHCSCGKGFTYKGALLSHQRAHTTERRYRCSHCNRCFLYPGELRKHERTHSNEKPYLCPHCGKSFKRERILRAHVAGHTEDKIFKCSSCNKTFAYKASLTRHELTHTGERPFLCSDCGKTFFSFGELLKHQRYHTGIKPFQCSHCDKSFTQACYLQLHTRYHTGVRPYTCTQCDKSFFTSCRLKRHMQVHTDEKPYECTECGKRFRQAYVLKVHQRGHTETELRV; from the exons ATCCTCTTCCATTGCCGTCTCTACGCCTCCTTGTCCCACCCGTTCGCCTCATGTCCGCAGTCCTGTGGCAGATCATGCAGCAGCAGGACGTTCTGCGGTACGGGCTGCTTGCAGACTTTGTTTCCTTGGTTACTGAAGCTGTACCGGAGCTTTTCAGCCCCACACATTCAGCTGAACTTGCTCTGCGTTTGCGGGCAAAG CTAATTTTGGAGCTGTGCTACAGAGATGAAACAGCCACACATCTAATCCAGCCTCACCTCAGCAGCATTCAGTTGGTCAAACAT GTGGACAGCACTGAGGTAGAAGAGACATGGGTTCATTTTGTGGAACTGGTGCAAACACTAATCAAAGACTCTGAGCAGAGAGAACACTTCTTCCAG AATGTCTTTCCAGTGGAATTCGGACCCAGCTATGACTCTACCCTCCAGACACTGATGTGGGACTTCCTATCTCGACTGGAGCACTTCCTGCCAGTGCCAGATCTCCTTCAG ACTGTATCCTGGCTCAGATCTGAGTCTTCTGCTTTAAAAGATTGCGAGGAATCCATCAGCAACCCAGATAGCCTGAGATCACTGCTCCATCACCATAAACGCCTTGGACATCTGGATACCTTTG cCTTCTCATCATTGCCTCAACTTGGTGACTTCATCCTGACCGCTCTGTCTGGCAAAAGAAACCGAGTGGCTGAAATGGACTCAGGTGCTAGTCTCAATCCTCCTGCTCCCAGTGAGATGTGTGTAATGGACGGAACCGATGTAGAGACTGTCGTGGTCACATCCGAATGGTCAGAGATCGAATTACGTGCAAACCAGACCGAAGAGGACAATAGTGACGATGGCGATAATTCACTCCCTGGGGCTAACTGCGATCAGAAGGGGGAGTCACAGTCTAACGGAAACATGCCGGAAAGTGAAATACAGACTGAGAAGCTCACAGATACTGAGAATTATTTAGGAGGATCTGCCTTGGCGCGTAATAACCATGATGGATCTGTAGGTTGCACTGAACCCATGACTGCAGATTCACAACATCTGGACTGTGATGTCAAGGGGACGGAGAGTCTGTCCTGTAGCGCCACACCTTCTCTGGAGTCTGAGCTCACTGTGCCCGTAAGCGTTCCTGACGGTGATGCCGTTTTCACCCGGAGATCAGCTCGGAAACCCAAGAAGACATGGAAGGTTTTGGTCAACCTCCAGAAGCAGAAACAAAAACCTGGTGTGGACAGaagacagaagagagagagaaaaccgcTCGCTCCTATGAGAACCTCTGGAATTGTGACAGACATGGATGGAGAATGTATCGCCTCAGAGAACAG GGATGTTGCTGTGCTGTCTCAGTCTCCTGGACGTGTCACAAGTGACGGAAACACAG AGCTCCCTTCAAAGCTGTTCTCCTGCCCCCAGTGCACATTTACACACCTTCAGGAGCGATATGTGAAAAGTCACATGAAAAAGGTCCACCCTGTTCCATCAGAGCCCGGGAAAGAGCCTTATGTGTGCCAGGTGTGCGGCAAAGGCTATCGCTACCCAGGCATGCTGAAGGCGCACGAGCGCAGCCACACGGGCGAGCAGCCCTTCCAGTGTACCGCCTCCCACTGTGGCCGCCGCTTCTCCTACAGTCAAGCACTGCGACGCCATCGAACTGTACACAGTATCAGAACCAGCCCTCCATCCGATGAGGAAGCTGAGCTAAAAAAAGGTGAACCTCAGGACGATGAACCGTACATGTACAGCTGCCTCTACTGCAGTGAGAGCTTCAGCTCGCTCAGTGCTCGCCGCGAACACCACAAGACGCATCCCGAGGACGATTTAAAGCGCTGCAACGACTGCGGAAAGAGACTAAGCTGCCAGGCAGCGTTAATCAGGCACAAACAAGGCCACGAGGGTGAGCGGCAGCACAAGTGTCTGCTCTGCGGCTCCAGCTTTGTGTGCACGACTAGTTTCAAGCGCCACATGCTTATGCATCGGCCCGAGAGGCCATACCACTGCAGCTGCGGCAAGGGCTTTACCTACAAAGGCGCGCTACTCTCCCATCAGCGGGCTCACACAACCGAGAGACGCTACAGGTGTTCTCACTGCAACAGATGCTTCCTTTACCCCGGAGAGCTGAGAAAACATGAAAGGACGCACTCGAACGAGAAGCCGTACCTGTGCCCGCACTGCGGGAAGAGTTTCAAAAGAGAAAGGATCCTCCGCGCACACGTAGCCGGCCACACAGAGGACAAAATCTTCAAATGCTCCTCGTGCAACAAAACGTTCGCGTATAAAGCGAGTCTGACCAGGCACGAGCTGACtcacacaggagagaggccGTTCCTCTGCTCCGACTGCGGCAAAACCTTCTTTTCGTTCGGTGAGCTATTGAAACACCAGCGCTACCACACGGGGATCAAGCCGTTCCAGTGCTCACACTGCGACAAGAGCTTCACGCAGGCTTGCTACCTGCAGCTGCACACCAGGTACCACACAGGAGTGCGGCCGTACACGTGCACCCAGTGCGACAAAAGCTTCTTCACGTCGTGCCGCCTTAAGAGACACATGCAGGTCCACACTGACGAGAAGCCGTACGAGTGCACTGAGTGTGGCAAGAGATTCAGGCAGGCGTATGTGCTGAAAGTGCACCAGCGCGGTCATACAGAGACAGAACTGAGGGTTTAA